DNA from Kitasatospora sp. HUAS MG31:
GCGGGCGGACCGCACGGCCGGACCGGCCGCCGCAGGCACGGCCGGCAGGTGACCGGCGGCAAGGACACCGGGAACGGCGGGCAGGTGACCGTCGGCGGGACCGGGCGCCCGGGCGTCGGACAGGTGACCTGCGGTGGGGGCGTCGGGCGTGAGGCGGCTCCCGGACGGCTGCGCCACGGTGGACGTCTCACCGGTGGCGGGCCGGGCCTCGGGGCGCGCGGGCGCTGCGCCGCTACCGGCCGCCAGGTGGGAGCCAGGGCCGTGAGCGTGCTCGGGACCTCGGGCGTAGGCGTCCTCGAGCCCGTCGGCCGGCTTCGCCTGCCCGGTCGCGGAGTCGCCGAGCAGCGCCTCCGCGACCTCGGCCGTCGGCCGCCCCAGCGGTTCCTTCTCCAGCAGCGAGGCGATCAGCTGGGTGAGCGGACCGGCGCGCAGCGCCGGCGCCGGCGGGTCGGTGGCGATCGCCATCGCCGTCTCGATCGCGGTCGGCCGGCGGAACGGCGGCACTCCCTCCACGGCCTGGAACAGGGTGACGCCCAGCGCCCACAGGTCGGAGGCCGGCGACGGGGTGCCGCCACGCACCAGCTCCGGCGCCAGGTAGTCGACGGACCCGACCAACTCCCCGGTCCTGGTCAGGGTGGAGGTGCCCGCGACACTGGCGATACCGAAGTCCGTCAGCACCACCCGGCCGTCGAGCGCGAGCAGGACGTTGCCCGGCTTGACGTCACGGTGCACGACACCGGCGGCGTGCGCCGCGCGCAGCCCGGCCAGGATCTCCCGCCCGATCCGGGCGGCGTCCGCCGCGGGCAGCGGCCCCCGCTCCTTGAGGACCTCGCCCAGGGTGCGGGAGGGAACGTACTCCATGACCACGCACGGCAGGCCCTCGTCCTGGACCACGTCGTGCACCACCACCACGTTGCGATGGCTGATCCGGGCCGCGCTACGCGCCTCGCGGCGGGTCCGCTCCAGCAGGGTCGCGGTCTCCTCCGGCGACAGCTCCGGACGGACCTTCAGCTCCTTCACGGCCACATCACGGCCGAGCAGCTCGTCCCTGGCCCGCCACACGGTGCCCATGCCACCGCTGCCGATCCCCTCCAGCAGCCGGTACCGGCCGGCGATCAACCGGTCCTCGCCCACCTGGGCACCTTCTTTCATCCTCTGCCCACCCGCCCGCCGCGGGCATCCGTCCACGGCGGGTGATATCCGGAGATTCTCGGCCGCCGGAGGGCCCTCACGCCAGCTCCCGCAGAGATCCCCCACGGTTACCGTGCGTGCCCGCCCCACGGCGGCCCGAAAGGCCGGGCGCAGCCACCGCCACCCGGCACGGCGGCGGCGGCGGGCCGAAGACGCCGAGAAGCCGGCCCGGGACCGAACACCGACCAGAGCCGCGGCCGACACGGCACAACGACGCGACGGCGCGGCGACGCGACGGCACGGAAGCGGCGCGGCGGGCCGAACCACCGGGCCCACACCACGGCCAGGCCGTCGGCCACCCCCCGGATTCCCACCCGCGACAAGGACCCCGGCCCACACCCGGCGCGACCCCCGAATCCGGCCTGACACGCCCTCACCCACCGGCCCCCTCATCACCAACCCCCGGGCCCATGCAAGGCCCCGCCGGGCCCGGGCAGGCCCCGGCACCAGAGAATCCCGGCCCCACCCCGGACCCGGAACAACCCCACCGGCACCGGACAGGACCGAGTTCGCGCCCACGCACGGACAAGCGACGCGACACCCCAACCCCGCAGGAGGCAAACAGCCCCGGCGGAACAAGGTGGAACGGGGCCAGGGCGGTACGGCGCGGCGAGAGGACCCGCTTCCAGGGCCACACCGGGTGATCACCCACGACAGCCCGGCGCAGCGGCCGGGCTGTCGTGTTGGTGGGAGCCGTCCGGAACGGGGCGCAGGACCCACACGGCCACGAAGCAGCAGCGGCCGGTGAGTCGGTGCTGGACCTCCTGCCCCGCAACCGTGTTCGGCCACCGGCGATCGGCCGGGGTTGCCCGGGTCGCACCCCCGGCGCACCCGCCTCGGACGGTCACGCACGAAAGCGGTCACGCACGGAAGCGGTCGCGCACGAAAGCGGTGCCGCGTGGCGGTCCCGTGGGTGGCGCGGTCCCGAACGGCCGTGCGGGGGTGGGGAGTTCGGCTCGCCGGCCACCGGGCCGGGGCACCGGCGCCACGCCCCCGATACGATCACCGTATGACCACGGATGAGCGTATCGAACAGGCCGAACTCCTCTACGAGCGTGCCGTGTTCGGCGGTGACGCCGGTGCGCTGGCGACGGCCGATCTCCTCCTCGACGCCGCGGAGGCGGACCTCGCCCTGGCCCGTGGCCGCGTGATCCACGCCCGGTTCCTGGAGGAACGGGTCGAGGACGCGGCGGAGCTGGAGCTGTTCGAGCGCGCGGCGAAGCTGTACGGCAGGCTCGGGGACGTCCGCGGCGAGGGCGAGGCACTGTTCTGGGTCGCAGCCTTCCACCAAGTGGTCCGGGACGACACCCCAACCGCGCTGCCCGCCTTCGAACGCGCCCGCGACCTGGCCACCGAGGCCGGGGACCGGCTCACCCTGTCCTACGCCCTCAGACACCTCGGAATCGCCGCCCACACGGCCGGACGACTCGACGAGGCCCGCGAGCACCTCGAGGAGTCCACCCGGCTGCGCCGGGAGCTGGGATTCCTGCCGGGAGTGGCCGCGAACCTGATCGGGCTGGCCTACCTCGCCGCCCAGCAGGAACGGCGAGACGACGCCATGACGCACCTCGGGGAAGCGACGGAACTGGCCGAGGCCACCGCCGCCCACGGCGCCCTGCGCTGGGTCACCGAGGCCCGCAAAGACCTCGACATGCCATAGAACTCCCCGACACCGGCGACCGACGGAAAAGCGTCACTCGCGGCCGGACCCGTCCCGGCCGGCCCTGTCCACGCGAACGGGCTCCGGCTCGACGTCCGGGGCCGGTGACGCCGGGTCGTCTGCCGGGTCCTCTGGTGGAAAAGCGACCATGGGCCGGCGACTCCCCCATCCCGCCGTGGTCCTGCCGTCCCCAGCCCGCCGTCCCCCCGTGGTCGCCCGTCCAGCTCACCACCACGCCCACCCCCCAGACCCCGCCCGTCCCGCTCGCCGCGCCGGCGGCGCGCTCCGTCCCTAACGGAGCGGCGGGCCCGCACCGCCCCGTGTCCCGGCCCCCTCGGCCGAGCCCCGAGACAGCGCCCGGGCCGCTCCCTCCTAGAGCTGGTGGCTTTCCCGCCGGCAGGGCCCCTTGATCAGGGC
Protein-coding regions in this window:
- a CDS encoding serine/threonine-protein kinase; protein product: MKEGAQVGEDRLIAGRYRLLEGIGSGGMGTVWRARDELLGRDVAVKELKVRPELSPEETATLLERTRREARSAARISHRNVVVVHDVVQDEGLPCVVMEYVPSRTLGEVLKERGPLPAADAARIGREILAGLRAAHAAGVVHRDVKPGNVLLALDGRVVLTDFGIASVAGTSTLTRTGELVGSVDYLAPELVRGGTPSPASDLWALGVTLFQAVEGVPPFRRPTAIETAMAIATDPPAPALRAGPLTQLIASLLEKEPLGRPTAEVAEALLGDSATGQAKPADGLEDAYARGPEHAHGPGSHLAAGSGAAPARPEARPATGETSTVAQPSGSRLTPDAPTAGHLSDARAPGPADGHLPAVPGVLAAGHLPAVPAAAGPAVRSARRRAGLRWGVAVAVAVVVAGVLVLEPGLRPWRHRAQAGPVTSPAASSPAVPSATGTPSATVSSPAASGSAGPVVVPAGSSIRRDPAGFSLAVPDGWVRSTDAAGRVFYLSPDRAFRIGIHPTTPSGEGVLAELRKQDAAGPRTNPGYRGGSVQPTVFHGTTDAALWLWTWNGYPEDGFGARRVQDISWTEQGRSYDFWVSAPTGRLDEADHHFQVVSATFRIG
- a CDS encoding tetratricopeptide repeat protein, translating into MTTDERIEQAELLYERAVFGGDAGALATADLLLDAAEADLALARGRVIHARFLEERVEDAAELELFERAAKLYGRLGDVRGEGEALFWVAAFHQVVRDDTPTALPAFERARDLATEAGDRLTLSYALRHLGIAAHTAGRLDEAREHLEESTRLRRELGFLPGVAANLIGLAYLAAQQERRDDAMTHLGEATELAEATAAHGALRWVTEARKDLDMP